In Desulfopila inferna, a single genomic region encodes these proteins:
- a CDS encoding L-serine ammonia-lyase, iron-sulfur-dependent, subunit alpha: protein MESLKNLYRIGTGPSSSHTMAPSQAAHEFLRRYPDADRYRVELYASLAATGKGHLTDKAIEEAISPLSLEIIWKEQEELPLHPNGMLFEAMDHNGRVFGSWEVYSVGGGALMDRETRTTLAQVYPLSRMEGLLKHLRESGGSFPEYAEQCEGAEIWDFFDTVWRTMRDSIQRGLAAEGLLPGGLDLPRKALSIYSRSKMLRSELRTQGALAAYAYAVSEENADKGIIVTAPTCGACGVLPAVLYHLQKTLELPDAAIIRALATAGIVGNLVKTNAGISGAEVGCQGEIGTACAMAAAAATELMEGSIRQIEYAAEMAIEHHLGLTCDPVAGLVQIPCIERNAHAAMRAMSCCHLALLSDGEHQVSFDKVTAVMKETGQALPSLYRETSAGGLAKACRSIDTSASAELNSL from the coding sequence ATGGAATCTTTAAAAAATCTCTATCGCATCGGGACCGGACCTTCCAGCAGTCATACCATGGCGCCGAGTCAAGCTGCCCATGAATTTCTGAGACGTTATCCTGACGCTGACCGTTATCGGGTAGAACTTTACGCCAGTCTTGCCGCCACCGGGAAAGGGCATTTGACCGATAAAGCGATTGAAGAGGCAATATCGCCCCTCTCTTTGGAGATTATCTGGAAAGAGCAGGAAGAATTACCGCTCCACCCCAATGGAATGCTGTTTGAAGCAATGGATCATAACGGCCGTGTCTTCGGCAGCTGGGAGGTCTACAGTGTCGGCGGCGGCGCCCTGATGGACCGGGAAACACGAACGACTCTCGCTCAAGTCTATCCTTTATCCAGGATGGAGGGGTTGCTTAAACATCTCCGAGAATCCGGAGGATCCTTCCCGGAATATGCGGAGCAGTGCGAAGGGGCTGAGATATGGGATTTTTTCGATACGGTATGGCGCACCATGAGAGATTCGATACAAAGGGGTTTGGCGGCCGAAGGGCTGCTTCCCGGCGGTCTCGACCTGCCCAGAAAGGCGCTGTCCATATATTCGCGTTCCAAAATGCTGAGATCTGAGCTGAGAACGCAGGGAGCTCTCGCCGCCTATGCCTATGCCGTCTCAGAAGAGAATGCCGACAAGGGCATAATTGTTACCGCACCTACCTGCGGTGCCTGCGGGGTCCTGCCAGCTGTACTGTATCATCTGCAGAAAACCCTGGAACTGCCCGATGCAGCCATCATCAGAGCACTTGCTACCGCGGGTATTGTCGGAAATCTGGTAAAAACAAACGCCGGCATTTCAGGTGCAGAAGTCGGTTGCCAGGGTGAGATCGGTACTGCCTGCGCCATGGCTGCAGCCGCTGCGACGGAATTGATGGAGGGTTCAATAAGGCAAATTGAATATGCCGCTGAAATGGCTATAGAGCACCATTTGGGACTGACCTGCGATCCCGTGGCAGGTCTCGTTCAGATTCCCTGCATAGAACGAAATGCCCATGCGGCCATGCGCGCCATGAGCTGCTGTCATCTGGCTCTACTTTCCGATGGAGAACACCAGGTCAGCTTTGACAAGGTAACTGCTGTGATGAAAGAAACCGGACAGGCACTGCCGTCTCTGTACAGAGAGACTTCAGCAGGAGGTCTTGCCAAAGCTTGCAGGAGCATCGAT
- a CDS encoding TetR/AcrR family transcriptional regulator, with protein sequence MERQPTDSPPGKLKIINAMRSLLEERTFESLTISEIAVTAGVTEGLIYKYFKDKRDLLHHVLKEHYELFLVQIDRDLQGIDGSLNKLKKIIWSSIERYANHRVFARIILLEVRNSEEYFQSEAYGLVRRFNRIIVDIINEGIACGEIREDLPAAYIRNAIFGTIEHSCLNRVIFNEKVSTNEAAKLITDLLFNGIKR encoded by the coding sequence ATGGAAAGACAACCTACAGACAGTCCTCCGGGAAAGCTGAAAATCATCAACGCGATGAGATCCCTGTTGGAAGAGCGAACCTTTGAATCTCTGACCATCTCGGAGATCGCTGTCACTGCCGGGGTAACCGAAGGGCTGATTTATAAGTACTTCAAGGACAAACGTGATTTGCTGCACCATGTGCTTAAAGAGCATTATGAATTGTTCCTGGTCCAGATCGACAGGGATCTGCAGGGGATAGACGGATCCCTGAATAAACTGAAGAAAATCATCTGGTCCTCTATCGAGAGGTATGCCAATCACCGGGTATTTGCGAGAATTATCCTGCTGGAAGTCAGGAATTCAGAAGAATATTTTCAGAGCGAAGCCTATGGCCTGGTCCGGCGGTTCAACCGTATCATCGTAGATATCATTAACGAGGGTATTGCCTGCGGCGAAATCCGCGAGGATCTGCCGGCGGCCTATATCCGCAATGCCATTTTTGGCACCATCGAGCATTCATGTCTGAACCGGGTGATCTTTAACGAGAAAGTATCCACCAATGAAGCGGCAAAGCTGATAACGGATCTGCTTTTCAACGGGATCAAACGCTGA